In Neoarius graeffei isolate fNeoGra1 chromosome 17, fNeoGra1.pri, whole genome shotgun sequence, a single window of DNA contains:
- the thyn1 gene encoding thymocyte nuclear protein 1 isoform X1 — translation MAPKKRSGAAGTVSKQTGKALADSSDGEGGGKRKRAAATKESESQRKPSSASEKAKFSHWLMKSEPESRMENGVDVKFGIEDLKALPNQTSCWDGVRNYQARNFMRDMKVGQQAFFYHSNCKEPGIAGIIKIVKEAYVDYTQFDKKGVHYDPSSKPENPKWSMVDVQLERMTKRFIPLTELKKFHLKHKSSGGALRNIALFTTARLSVQPLTAEEFDFILSLEDTNPL, via the exons ATGGCGCCAAAGAAGAGGTCTGGAGCCGCTGGGACAGTCAGTAAGCAAA CAGGTAAAGCCCTCGCTGATTCCTCTGATGGTGAAGGAGGTGGGAAAAGAAAGAGAGCAGCAGCAACAAAAGAGTCTGAGTCACAGAGAAAGCCGAGTTCAGCCTCAGAGAAAGCCAAGTTCAGCCACTGGCTGATGAAGTCTGAACCTGAGAGCAGGATGGAGAATGGAGTGGATGTGAAG TTTGGAATTGAGGACCTGAAAGCTCTCCCCAATCAAACAAGCTGCTGGGACGGAGTGAGGAATTATCAG GCTCGTAACTTCATGAGAGATATGAAAGTGGGTCAGCAGGCTTTCTTTTACCACAGCAACTGTAAAGAGCCAGGAATAGCAGGCATTATAAAG ATTGTAAAGGAAGCGTATGTTGACTATACACAGTTCGACAAGAAAGGCGTGCACTATGATCCATCCAGCAAACCTGAGAACCCTAAGTGGAGTATG GTGGATGTGCAGTTGGAGAGGATGACCAAGCGCTTCATTCCACTGACTGAGCTGAAGAAGTTTCACCTGAAGCACAAGAGCAGTGGAGGAGCGCTCAGGAACATAGCCCTGTTCACCACAGCTCGGCTTTCGGTGCAGCCCTTAACTGCag
- the thyn1 gene encoding thymocyte nuclear protein 1 isoform X2 codes for MAPKKRSGAAGTVSKQSKALADSSDGEGGGKRKRAAATKESESQRKPSSASEKAKFSHWLMKSEPESRMENGVDVKFGIEDLKALPNQTSCWDGVRNYQARNFMRDMKVGQQAFFYHSNCKEPGIAGIIKIVKEAYVDYTQFDKKGVHYDPSSKPENPKWSMVDVQLERMTKRFIPLTELKKFHLKHKSSGGALRNIALFTTARLSVQPLTAEEFDFILSLEDTNPL; via the exons ATGGCGCCAAAGAAGAGGTCTGGAGCCGCTGGGACAGTCAGTAAGCAAA GTAAAGCCCTCGCTGATTCCTCTGATGGTGAAGGAGGTGGGAAAAGAAAGAGAGCAGCAGCAACAAAAGAGTCTGAGTCACAGAGAAAGCCGAGTTCAGCCTCAGAGAAAGCCAAGTTCAGCCACTGGCTGATGAAGTCTGAACCTGAGAGCAGGATGGAGAATGGAGTGGATGTGAAG TTTGGAATTGAGGACCTGAAAGCTCTCCCCAATCAAACAAGCTGCTGGGACGGAGTGAGGAATTATCAG GCTCGTAACTTCATGAGAGATATGAAAGTGGGTCAGCAGGCTTTCTTTTACCACAGCAACTGTAAAGAGCCAGGAATAGCAGGCATTATAAAG ATTGTAAAGGAAGCGTATGTTGACTATACACAGTTCGACAAGAAAGGCGTGCACTATGATCCATCCAGCAAACCTGAGAACCCTAAGTGGAGTATG GTGGATGTGCAGTTGGAGAGGATGACCAAGCGCTTCATTCCACTGACTGAGCTGAAGAAGTTTCACCTGAAGCACAAGAGCAGTGGAGGAGCGCTCAGGAACATAGCCCTGTTCACCACAGCTCGGCTTTCGGTGCAGCCCTTAACTGCag